The Paenibacillus macerans genome includes a window with the following:
- a CDS encoding type II toxin-antitoxin system PemK/MazF family toxin: MIVKRGDVFFADLSPVVGSEQGGVRPVLIIQNDIGNRFSPTAIVAAITAQIQKAKLPTHVEIDAATHGFDRDSVILLEQIRTIDKQRLTDKITHLDEETMKKVNDSLLISLGLIDF, translated from the coding sequence TTGATCGTAAAGCGCGGCGACGTTTTTTTTGCAGACCTCTCTCCTGTCGTTGGATCAGAGCAGGGCGGGGTAAGACCTGTGCTTATCATCCAGAATGATATCGGCAATCGATTTAGCCCTACGGCCATTGTTGCCGCTATTACGGCACAAATCCAAAAAGCAAAGCTGCCGACCCATGTGGAGATCGATGCGGCTACGCACGGATTTGACAGGGATTCCGTGATTTTGCTGGAACAGATACGTACGATCGACAAACAACGACTTACCGATAAAATTACCCATTTGGACGAAGAGACGATGAAAAAAGTTAACGATTCGCTGCTGATTAGTCTCGGTTTGATCGATTTTTGA
- the cmpA gene encoding cortex morphogenetic protein CmpA, translated as MPNWLSNQIMRAFNKRDRRQIRLLNDCWFFYYSRRNSQGETSSMQ; from the coding sequence TTGCCTAACTGGCTCAGCAATCAGATCATGCGTGCCTTTAACAAAAGAGACCGCCGTCAAATTCGGCTGCTGAACGATTGTTGGTTCTTTTACTACAGCCGCCGGAACAGCCAAGGAGAAACGAGCAGTATGCAGTAA
- a CDS encoding ABC transporter substrate-binding protein encodes MKKSKKWLVLALVSALCLGLLSACGGKNESGANPNGAANGGEKGAEQVTLRFMTWDSGQTLQPYQNAINAFMEQHPNIKVKVESVPDNYDQKLLTSLASETAPDVFMAWNYPLYVPGGALEDMQTWVDKDNYDLNKYYPIIMDYMKYDGKLWGLPTTYSTRAIYYNKKLFDEAGVPYPKDGWTWDEFVDTVQKLTKPGQYGFIMTPDDVMTMQPYFWSNGGDMVSDDGKTVDGVLNSPENVETMTFLKKLYDASSKINSAGKFSTNNGLESFQTGQIAMFDNGMWPLGDMLKEGKLDIGTVTHPLPEGGNLKGIIHTSGYSMPKAGKNKEAAWELIKFMSGEEGIKIITADKFAFSPVISVDEQNGYAKDPYLESFAKELEGTDKLIASMRHEKWSQAEDLIRAGVQAIFYGNADIQKTLDDASKQAQAVLK; translated from the coding sequence ATGAAAAAGAGCAAAAAATGGTTAGTCCTTGCCTTGGTCAGCGCGTTATGTCTCGGCCTGCTGTCCGCTTGCGGGGGCAAAAATGAAAGCGGTGCCAATCCGAACGGAGCGGCAAACGGCGGAGAAAAAGGAGCGGAGCAAGTGACGCTGCGGTTTATGACCTGGGACTCCGGCCAAACGCTGCAGCCTTATCAAAACGCGATCAACGCTTTTATGGAACAGCATCCGAACATCAAGGTCAAAGTGGAATCCGTACCGGACAACTACGATCAAAAGCTGCTGACTTCCCTTGCTTCCGAGACGGCGCCCGACGTGTTTATGGCTTGGAATTATCCGCTTTATGTTCCTGGAGGGGCGCTGGAGGATATGCAAACCTGGGTGGACAAGGACAACTACGATCTAAACAAATATTATCCCATCATTATGGATTACATGAAATATGACGGAAAACTGTGGGGGCTTCCGACGACCTATTCCACGCGGGCGATTTACTATAACAAGAAGCTGTTTGACGAAGCGGGCGTTCCCTACCCTAAGGACGGATGGACCTGGGACGAGTTCGTCGATACGGTGCAAAAACTGACCAAACCGGGCCAATACGGATTTATTATGACGCCGGACGATGTCATGACGATGCAGCCTTATTTTTGGAGCAACGGCGGGGATATGGTTAGCGATGACGGCAAAACGGTCGATGGAGTGTTGAACAGCCCGGAAAATGTGGAAACGATGACGTTCCTGAAAAAGCTGTACGACGCCTCCTCCAAAATCAATTCGGCCGGCAAATTCAGCACCAACAACGGGCTGGAGTCTTTCCAAACCGGGCAGATCGCCATGTTTGACAACGGCATGTGGCCGCTGGGGGATATGCTGAAGGAAGGCAAGCTGGATATCGGGACCGTAACGCATCCGCTTCCCGAAGGCGGCAATCTGAAAGGTATCATCCATACTTCAGGATATTCCATGCCGAAAGCCGGCAAAAACAAAGAAGCCGCCTGGGAGTTGATCAAGTTCATGTCCGGCGAGGAAGGCATCAAAATCATTACGGCCGACAAATTCGCTTTTTCACCGGTCATTTCCGTGGATGAACAGAACGGTTACGCCAAAGATCCTTATTTGGAGTCCTTCGCCAAGGAATTGGAAGGCACCGATAAGCTGATCGCCAGCATGCGCCATGAGAAGTGGAGCCAAGCGGAAGATTTGATCCGTGCCGGGGTACAGGCCATTTTCTACGGCAACGCCGATATTCAGAAAACGCTGGATGACGCATCAAAGCAAGCGCAAGCGGTATTAAAGTAA
- a CDS encoding carbohydrate ABC transporter permease: protein MHTLARKKRIQNLLFQILILLLAAAFLFPIAWMLSTALKAPEDIFTPKPELIPDTWQFRNFADAWNAQPFGRFLLNTLIVVGVSTPFAMLSATMVAFGFARINFWGRNALFLLVIGTMVIPWDVTAIPLYIEYNKLGMINTLWPMILPGAFGSAFFIFLARQFIMGVPRDLDEAAEIDGCNRWQIYWKIILPLCRPIVVVIGVFHFVWCWNEFLTPLIFINDQSMYTLPLGINLFKNAFNIEYEKLMAISCLSVLFPATLFYFTQNLILGGISLSGVKK, encoded by the coding sequence ATGCACACGCTGGCGCGAAAAAAACGAATTCAGAATCTGCTGTTCCAAATTTTGATCCTGCTGCTTGCCGCGGCGTTCCTGTTTCCGATCGCCTGGATGCTGTCCACCGCGCTGAAAGCGCCGGAGGATATTTTTACGCCGAAGCCGGAGCTGATTCCCGATACGTGGCAGTTCCGCAATTTTGCCGATGCCTGGAACGCCCAGCCGTTCGGGCGGTTTTTGCTCAATACGCTGATCGTGGTGGGCGTTTCGACGCCGTTTGCCATGCTGTCCGCGACGATGGTCGCCTTCGGGTTCGCACGGATTAATTTCTGGGGCCGGAACGCCCTGTTTCTGCTCGTCATCGGCACGATGGTGATTCCCTGGGACGTCACGGCGATCCCACTGTATATCGAATACAACAAGCTGGGGATGATCAATACGCTGTGGCCGATGATTTTGCCCGGGGCGTTTGGTTCCGCGTTTTTCATTTTCCTGGCCAGGCAGTTTATTATGGGCGTGCCGCGCGACCTGGACGAAGCGGCGGAAATCGACGGCTGCAACCGCTGGCAGATCTACTGGAAAATCATCCTCCCGTTATGCCGGCCGATCGTCGTTGTTATCGGCGTATTCCATTTCGTGTGGTGCTGGAACGAGTTTTTGACGCCGCTGATTTTTATCAACGACCAGAGTATGTATACGCTGCCGCTGGGGATCAATCTGTTCAAAAATGCGTTCAACATCGAATACGAGAAGCTGATGGCGATTTCCTGCCTGTCGGTGCTGTTTCCGGCCACGCTGTTTTATTTTACGCAAAATTTGATTCTGGGGGGCATCTCGCTTAGCGGTGTCAAAAAATAA
- a CDS encoding DUF4190 domain-containing protein produces the protein MDQHPSDTSYPYASFNSNYPPGQPPLPAKTNGKSIASLVLGILSIVIPYIGFILGIVAIVFSTLAFKELKKTNEQGKGLTVAGLVCGIIGTALYGIILLFIVIFIIAYAATPDLYTNF, from the coding sequence ATGGATCAACATCCGTCTGACACATCTTATCCGTACGCATCATTCAACAGCAATTACCCGCCAGGCCAGCCGCCGCTGCCAGCCAAAACGAACGGCAAATCGATCGCTTCGCTGGTGCTTGGCATACTGTCGATCGTTATACCTTACATCGGCTTTATTTTGGGCATTGTCGCTATCGTATTTTCCACATTGGCATTCAAGGAACTTAAAAAGACGAATGAACAAGGGAAAGGCTTAACCGTAGCGGGACTCGTCTGCGGCATTATCGGAACGGCATTATACGGAATTATCCTGCTGTTCATTGTTATCTTTATCATTGCGTACGCGGCAACGCCGGACTTGTACACGAACTTTTAG
- a CDS encoding SprT family protein: MNNDQLQAWIEQISLRDFGVPFRHRARFNSRLRTTGGRYFTKTHDIEINPAQLAVHGQEEVEKIIKHELCHYHLHLSGQGYQHRDPEFKALLKKVGGSRFCNALPGNQQRKTLPYRYKLVCVECGMEYLRKRRADPNRYRCGKCAGRLRLIQLLGK, from the coding sequence ATGAACAACGACCAATTGCAAGCCTGGATCGAGCAAATCTCGCTCCGTGATTTCGGCGTTCCTTTTCGCCACCGGGCCCGGTTTAACAGCCGGCTGCGTACGACCGGGGGGCGTTATTTTACAAAAACCCATGACATCGAAATCAATCCCGCGCAGCTCGCCGTCCATGGGCAAGAGGAAGTCGAGAAGATCATCAAGCACGAGCTTTGCCACTACCATTTGCATTTGTCGGGGCAAGGCTATCAGCATCGAGACCCGGAATTTAAGGCTCTATTAAAAAAGGTCGGAGGAAGCCGGTTCTGCAACGCTTTGCCCGGAAATCAACAAAGAAAAACTTTGCCTTACCGTTACAAACTGGTCTGCGTAGAGTGCGGCATGGAATATCTACGCAAACGCCGCGCGGATCCGAACCGCTACCGCTGCGGAAAATGCGCCGGACGGCTGCGCTTAATCCAGCTCCTCGGCAAATAG
- a CDS encoding carbohydrate ABC transporter permease, with protein MQAAGSDAAMLRRTARRKRRRENFAGLFFISPWLIGFLLLMFFPMMFSLGISFTEWNMVGSPEFIGIQNYAQMFTADPFYWNAMTVTFKYVFIMVPLQVIFAILIAVLLNRASYGIKLFRAVFYLPSLIQGVTLALIFSWMLNDDFGPVNYMLELAGLPRVHWLTDPNVALYALIFIALWGVGSPMVLYLSALRSVSSEYYEAADIDGAGPIRKFFNITLPLITPTILFNILTSLISAFQTIVLAFVLTGGGPANSTYFYSLHVYRNAFTHFKMGYASAMAWVMFVLIVLLTGLILKSSKYWVYYEADGGGR; from the coding sequence ATGCAAGCAGCCGGCTCGGATGCCGCCATGTTGCGCCGTACGGCCAGACGGAAAAGACGGCGCGAAAATTTCGCAGGCCTGTTTTTTATCTCTCCGTGGCTGATCGGGTTCCTCCTGTTGATGTTTTTCCCGATGATGTTTTCGTTAGGTATCAGTTTTACCGAGTGGAATATGGTCGGCAGCCCCGAATTTATCGGGATTCAGAATTATGCGCAGATGTTTACGGCCGATCCTTTTTATTGGAATGCCATGACCGTCACGTTTAAGTATGTGTTTATTATGGTTCCGCTCCAGGTGATTTTCGCGATCCTTATCGCCGTGCTGCTGAACCGGGCTTCGTACGGCATCAAGCTGTTCAGGGCCGTTTTTTACTTGCCCTCCTTGATTCAAGGGGTTACCCTGGCGCTTATTTTCAGCTGGATGCTGAACGACGATTTCGGACCGGTCAATTACATGCTGGAGCTTGCCGGCCTGCCGCGGGTGCATTGGCTGACCGATCCGAATGTCGCCTTATACGCTTTGATCTTCATCGCGCTGTGGGGCGTTGGATCGCCGATGGTGCTGTACCTCTCGGCACTGCGTTCCGTTTCGTCGGAATATTACGAGGCCGCCGATATCGACGGCGCCGGTCCGATCCGCAAATTTTTCAACATTACGCTTCCGCTGATCACGCCGACGATCCTGTTCAACATCCTGACCAGCCTGATCTCGGCTTTCCAGACGATCGTGCTCGCGTTTGTTCTGACCGGCGGCGGCCCGGCCAACTCGACGTATTTTTATTCCCTGCACGTGTACCGCAACGCTTTTACCCATTTCAAAATGGGGTACGCTTCCGCGATGGCATGGGTGATGTTTGTTCTGATCGTGCTGCTGACCGGACTTATTCTCAAATCGTCGAAATATTGGGTGTACTATGAAGCCGATGGAGGTGGACGCTGA
- a CDS encoding LacI family DNA-binding transcriptional regulator, which yields MSNPSSNPSIKDIAARANVSTATVSYVLNGTRNVRPKTRERVLAVIEELNYKPNDIAKSLKRRRTDTIGVIAEDVTVFNTPEIIDGINDYGDRHDLHILLTNLRLDKRIGRDFEHTDKYRKYAASAVSELLSKQVDGMIYIGVHPRDLTGLIDSEGKPIVYTYAYTQNDMAIQYNDEQASYEAMSYLVARGHRRIAIISGLMDSIPSRLRLNGYYKAVTEFELPFDPVLIKMGDWERESGYRLTRELLSLPAPPTAILAMNDVMAVGVLQAANEAGVNIPADLSVIGFDNREFSDYLSPRITTMDLPLHEMGYRAMETLHEVINGKQAWRPEMPVCRLIERDSVAPPKGGKP from the coding sequence ATGTCCAATCCTAGCTCCAATCCTAGCATCAAAGATATTGCCGCCAGAGCCAACGTATCCACGGCAACCGTTTCTTACGTGCTGAACGGCACGCGGAACGTCCGTCCCAAAACCCGCGAACGGGTGCTGGCCGTGATCGAGGAACTGAATTACAAGCCGAACGACATCGCCAAAAGCCTAAAGCGGCGGCGTACCGACACGATCGGCGTGATCGCCGAGGACGTCACCGTGTTCAACACGCCGGAGATCATCGACGGAATCAACGATTATGGCGACCGCCACGATTTACATATCCTGCTGACGAACCTGCGGCTCGACAAACGGATCGGCCGGGATTTCGAACATACGGACAAATACCGGAAATATGCGGCAAGCGCGGTTTCCGAACTGCTCAGCAAGCAGGTTGACGGCATGATATACATCGGCGTGCATCCCCGGGATTTAACCGGACTGATCGACAGCGAAGGCAAACCGATCGTTTATACGTACGCCTATACCCAAAACGACATGGCTATCCAATACAATGATGAACAAGCTTCTTACGAGGCGATGTCTTACCTGGTTGCCAGGGGACACCGGAGAATCGCGATCATCAGCGGTTTAATGGACTCCATTCCATCCCGGCTGCGCCTTAACGGTTACTACAAGGCGGTGACTGAATTCGAGCTTCCTTTTGACCCGGTGCTGATTAAAATGGGGGATTGGGAGCGGGAATCCGGATATCGCTTGACCCGGGAGCTGCTATCCTTGCCCGCGCCGCCTACGGCGATTCTGGCGATGAACGACGTGATGGCGGTTGGCGTGCTGCAGGCTGCGAACGAAGCGGGAGTGAACATCCCGGCCGACTTGTCCGTCATCGGGTTCGACAACCGGGAGTTTAGCGATTATTTAAGCCCGCGGATTACGACTATGGATCTGCCGCTCCATGAGATGGGATACCGTGCGATGGAGACGCTGCATGAAGTGATCAACGGAAAGCAGGCCTGGCGTCCGGAAATGCCGGTGTGCCGGCTGATTGAGCGCGATTCCGTGGCGCCTCCCAAAGGAGGAAAGCCATGA
- a CDS encoding winged helix-turn-helix domain-containing protein yields the protein MEIKELKTLEEIRIYSDPYRMQIINEFQRLNRPATIKEVADAMREVPAKVYYHAKKLERIGLLQLADTKLVNGITAKYYEPFKGAIHIKKSEMDEVIGQVFQSETEKLLSHLYDESKQRFLKASRLTPPSAQMTSPSVFLTKEKAEELFRWINDFCEQHQEDNKSPDAERYEIFFTIAKNTDSPGK from the coding sequence ATGGAAATCAAGGAACTGAAAACGCTGGAGGAAATCCGCATTTATTCGGATCCGTATCGCATGCAGATCATAAACGAATTTCAGCGCTTAAATCGTCCGGCGACGATCAAGGAAGTGGCGGATGCGATGCGGGAGGTGCCTGCCAAAGTATATTACCACGCCAAAAAACTGGAGCGCATCGGGCTGCTGCAGCTGGCGGACACCAAACTGGTCAACGGCATTACGGCCAAATATTATGAGCCTTTTAAAGGGGCAATCCATATTAAAAAAAGCGAGATGGACGAGGTGATCGGGCAGGTCTTTCAATCCGAGACGGAAAAACTGCTCAGCCATCTTTACGATGAAAGCAAGCAGCGCTTTTTGAAAGCCTCCAGGCTTACCCCGCCTTCGGCGCAAATGACGAGTCCGAGCGTTTTTTTGACGAAGGAAAAAGCGGAGGAATTATTCCGGTGGATCAATGATTTCTGCGAACAGCACCAGGAAGATAACAAATCTCCGGATGCCGAACGTTATGAAATTTTTTTCACCATAGCCAAAAACACGGATTCTCCGGGAAAATAA
- a CDS encoding MFS transporter yields the protein MSEKVLVKRKGLGGLKQELTVSRPFTYLLLARVISRFGDSIDSIAYSWMVYMLTGSKVLMGTLFALNYVPNLLFSFFAGTLVDRWPKRNVVVAAYLGRGILVSVTALMYWKGLLAPWHLYIFTLLISTLECFASPAETALVPQLLSKEKLLSGNSLSATASRIAELAGMAAAGGIIAFWGISAAILIDGLTFTAAAALLAFLRVPPATLPPLNQASSAFFQEVKEGLRYLQANKLVLTIIFTAAYVNFCLSPYNVLNAVYVNEILRSGPEALSLLGISLIIGMIASGLWIGKKGVHFKKSRLIITGYLLLGSNYALLYVPAILPVHPLYPAAAFCFGMGLAISLINTPCTTYFMESVPNELLGRVSSLNNMVCTCAIPAGSALAGVIGEWMQVHLLYLVFGIFMLLPVFYLLKQRKFMNI from the coding sequence TTGAGCGAAAAAGTCCTGGTCAAAAGAAAAGGATTAGGAGGTTTAAAGCAGGAGCTGACAGTAAGCAGACCGTTTACGTATCTCCTTCTTGCCCGCGTCATCTCCAGATTTGGGGATTCGATCGATTCCATTGCCTACAGCTGGATGGTGTATATGCTAACGGGATCCAAGGTTTTAATGGGGACTCTATTCGCTTTGAATTATGTCCCCAACTTGCTGTTCAGCTTTTTTGCGGGAACCCTGGTGGACCGCTGGCCCAAAAGAAATGTCGTTGTTGCAGCCTATCTGGGCCGGGGAATCCTCGTCAGCGTCACCGCTTTGATGTATTGGAAAGGGCTTCTGGCTCCGTGGCACTTGTATATTTTTACCTTGTTGATTTCCACGCTTGAATGCTTCGCCTCCCCCGCCGAGACCGCCTTGGTTCCACAGCTTCTTTCCAAGGAAAAGCTGCTCAGCGGCAATTCCCTCAGCGCCACTGCGTCAAGAATCGCCGAGTTGGCGGGCATGGCGGCGGCCGGTGGTATCATCGCCTTTTGGGGAATATCGGCCGCGATTTTAATAGACGGACTTACCTTCACGGCCGCAGCCGCGCTCCTGGCCTTCCTTCGCGTTCCCCCGGCCACCCTTCCCCCGTTAAACCAAGCAAGCAGCGCCTTTTTTCAAGAAGTCAAGGAAGGTCTGCGCTACCTTCAAGCGAACAAACTTGTCCTAACCATTATTTTCACCGCAGCTTATGTGAACTTTTGTCTGTCGCCGTACAATGTGCTGAATGCGGTATACGTTAATGAAATTTTACGGTCCGGCCCCGAGGCTCTCAGTCTGTTGGGCATTAGCTTGATCATCGGGATGATCGCCAGCGGATTATGGATCGGCAAAAAGGGCGTCCACTTTAAAAAAAGCCGGCTCATCATCACCGGTTACTTGCTGCTGGGAAGCAATTACGCTTTGTTGTATGTCCCCGCTATTTTACCGGTACATCCGCTTTATCCGGCTGCGGCTTTCTGTTTTGGCATGGGCTTGGCCATCTCTTTAATCAACACCCCGTGCACGACGTACTTCATGGAATCGGTACCTAATGAATTGCTTGGAAGAGTAAGCTCCCTTAACAACATGGTCTGCACCTGTGCGATTCCGGCGGGGAGCGCCCTGGCTGGCGTGATAGGGGAATGGATGCAGGTCCACCTGCTCTATCTCGTTTTTGGAATATTCATGCTGCTGCCCGTCTTTTACCTGTTGAAGCAGCGTAAGTTTATGAACATTTGA
- a CDS encoding Tex family protein — protein sequence MDAGEQERIAGQIAKELSLSLKQVRTTIGLLDEGNTIPFIARYRKEMTGELDENQLRSIEERTQYLRNLEERKKEVVRIIDEQGKLTDELAAAIARAVKLQEVEDLYRPYRQKRKTRASVAKEKGLEPLAEWLMSQPKQGEPLAEAAKYVNAEAEHPVETPEEALQGAMDIIAEIIADDAAVRAWVRAHTMDRGLMVSEAKTPGEESVYEMYYDYREAAKKMPSHRILAMNRGERENVLKVTLEVETEPILRHIAGKVIKGRSATEDVLKTVIEDAYKRLIAPSIEREVRGELTEKAERQAISIFAANLRSLLLQPPVRGKIVLGVDPAYRTGCKLAVVDDTGKLLEVAVTYPTPPNNKKREASVKFNELIDKYGVELIVIGNGTASRETEQFVAEVIAERRDRKLAYLIVNEAGASVYSASKLAQEEFPDLDVAERSAASIARRLQDPLAELVKIEPKAIGVGQYQHDVSQKLLDESLKNVVESAVNHVGVDVNTASPALLSYVSGVNATTAKNIVKFREENGRFRSRKQLQKVPRLGTKTFEQCVGFLRINEGENPLDQTPIHPESYEVVNRLFAELGVSLDQLGSKELAERLSALDPQELAARLDVGVPTLRDILDSLRRPGRDPREELPLPIFRTDVLKIEDLTPGMELQGTVRNVIDFGAFVDIGIKNDGLVHISQMSKGYVKHPMDVVSVGDNVTVWVLNVDVKKGRVGLTMRKPAGIEA from the coding sequence ATGGATGCAGGGGAACAGGAACGGATTGCCGGGCAAATCGCCAAGGAGCTAAGCTTGTCCTTGAAGCAGGTGCGCACGACGATCGGGCTGCTTGACGAAGGCAACACGATCCCCTTTATCGCCCGTTACCGCAAGGAGATGACGGGGGAGCTGGATGAGAATCAGCTTCGCAGTATCGAGGAACGCACGCAGTATCTCCGCAATCTGGAGGAACGGAAAAAGGAAGTCGTCCGAATCATCGACGAGCAGGGAAAACTGACGGACGAGCTGGCGGCGGCGATCGCCCGGGCGGTGAAGCTGCAGGAAGTGGAGGACCTGTATCGCCCTTACCGGCAAAAACGCAAGACACGGGCCAGCGTTGCCAAGGAGAAAGGGCTGGAGCCGCTGGCCGAATGGCTAATGTCCCAGCCGAAGCAGGGAGAGCCGCTGGCGGAAGCGGCCAAATACGTGAACGCCGAAGCGGAGCACCCCGTGGAGACGCCGGAGGAGGCGCTGCAGGGGGCGATGGATATCATCGCCGAGATCATCGCGGACGACGCCGCGGTCCGGGCCTGGGTTCGCGCGCACACGATGGATCGCGGTCTGATGGTGTCCGAAGCCAAAACGCCTGGCGAGGAATCCGTGTACGAGATGTATTACGACTATCGGGAGGCGGCCAAAAAAATGCCTTCCCACCGCATTTTGGCCATGAACCGCGGCGAGCGGGAAAACGTGCTTAAAGTGACGCTCGAGGTGGAGACGGAACCTATTCTCCGCCATATTGCCGGCAAAGTGATCAAAGGCCGTTCGGCCACGGAAGACGTGTTGAAGACGGTGATCGAAGATGCGTACAAGCGCCTGATCGCCCCTTCGATCGAGCGGGAGGTTCGCGGGGAATTGACGGAGAAGGCGGAACGCCAGGCGATCTCCATCTTTGCCGCCAATTTGCGCAGCCTGCTGCTGCAGCCGCCGGTTCGCGGCAAGATCGTGCTTGGCGTCGACCCGGCATACCGGACCGGCTGCAAGCTGGCCGTCGTGGACGATACCGGCAAGCTGCTGGAGGTCGCGGTGACTTATCCGACGCCGCCGAACAATAAAAAGCGGGAAGCGTCCGTCAAGTTCAACGAGCTGATCGACAAATACGGCGTGGAACTGATCGTCATCGGCAACGGCACCGCTTCCCGCGAAACGGAGCAGTTCGTGGCCGAGGTGATCGCCGAGCGGCGCGACCGGAAGCTGGCGTATTTGATCGTCAACGAGGCGGGGGCAAGCGTGTATTCCGCCTCCAAGCTCGCCCAGGAGGAGTTTCCCGATCTGGACGTTGCCGAGCGCAGCGCGGCTTCGATCGCGCGGCGGCTGCAGGACCCGCTCGCCGAGCTGGTCAAGATCGAGCCGAAGGCGATCGGCGTCGGGCAATATCAGCATGACGTGTCCCAGAAGCTGCTCGACGAAAGCCTCAAAAATGTCGTGGAATCGGCCGTTAACCATGTCGGGGTGGACGTCAACACGGCATCGCCGGCGCTGCTGTCCTACGTTTCCGGGGTCAATGCCACGACGGCGAAAAACATCGTGAAGTTCCGCGAGGAAAACGGCCGCTTCCGTAGCCGCAAGCAGCTGCAGAAGGTGCCGCGGCTCGGGACCAAAACATTCGAGCAATGCGTCGGTTTCTTGCGGATCAATGAAGGCGAAAATCCGCTTGACCAGACGCCGATCCACCCCGAGTCTTACGAGGTGGTGAACCGGCTGTTCGCGGAGCTCGGGGTCAGCCTCGATCAGCTTGGCTCCAAAGAGCTGGCGGAGCGGTTGTCCGCCCTTGATCCGCAGGAGCTGGCCGCCCGGCTGGACGTCGGCGTACCGACGCTGCGCGATATTTTGGACAGCCTGCGGCGTCCGGGTCGGGATCCGCGCGAAGAGCTCCCGCTGCCGATTTTCCGCACCGACGTGCTGAAAATTGAGGATTTGACGCCCGGCATGGAATTGCAGGGCACTGTCCGCAATGTGATCGATTTCGGCGCTTTCGTCGATATCGGCATCAAAAACGACGGGCTCGTGCACATCTCCCAGATGAGCAAAGGGTACGTCAAACATCCGATGGATGTCGTCTCGGTCGGGGACAACGTCACCGTATGGGTGCTGAATGTGGATGTCAAAAAAGGCCGGGTCGGATTAACGATGCGCAAACCGGCCGGAATAGAGGCTTAA
- a CDS encoding Cof-type HAD-IIB family hydrolase: MKLIAVDLDGTLLTSESKPSTEGLDAIRQAAAKGHTVTLCTGRASFDAKDLTGGLAIPIIGFNGAAVYDERGQLLRETPIAAAAALDAVRYLLEQQVYFEIFCPEAIYSLYGGERKLQAELDVLASANPAASRERLWKSAQIQFVQFGFQQIEDPLQLLKRGAPVYKLLVFTYDEAKLDRIRKHFGGQRHLHTTSSADHTVEIISTETDKGNALRFMAEHLGVPMADTVVIGDSYNDISMFRVAGTSIAMGNAVDEIKQLSTMVTRDNNHHGVAYALNHLLKL, translated from the coding sequence ATGAAACTGATCGCCGTTGATTTGGACGGTACGCTGTTGACATCCGAAAGCAAGCCGAGCACCGAGGGGCTGGATGCGATTCGCCAAGCGGCCGCCAAAGGCCACACCGTAACCCTATGCACCGGCCGGGCCAGCTTTGACGCTAAAGATTTGACGGGCGGCCTGGCTATCCCGATTATCGGTTTTAACGGAGCCGCCGTTTATGACGAACGCGGACAGCTGTTGCGGGAAACGCCGATCGCAGCAGCCGCGGCTCTGGACGCGGTTCGATATCTGCTGGAGCAGCAAGTTTATTTTGAGATATTCTGCCCTGAGGCGATTTATTCCCTTTACGGCGGGGAGCGCAAGCTGCAGGCGGAACTGGATGTGCTGGCAAGCGCCAATCCGGCGGCCAGCCGCGAGCGCTTGTGGAAAAGCGCCCAAATCCAGTTTGTCCAATTTGGTTTTCAACAGATCGAAGACCCTTTGCAGCTATTGAAGCGCGGGGCGCCGGTCTATAAGCTGCTGGTATTTACTTACGACGAAGCCAAGCTGGACCGTATCCGCAAGCACTTTGGCGGGCAGCGCCATCTTCATACGACGTCTTCCGCCGATCACACAGTGGAAATTATATCGACCGAAACCGATAAAGGGAACGCCCTGCGCTTTATGGCCGAGCATTTGGGGGTCCCCATGGCCGATACCGTCGTGATCGGCGACAGCTACAACGATATCTCCATGTTTCGCGTAGCCGGGACAAGCATTGCGATGGGCAACGCGGTCGATGAAATCAAGCAATTAAGCACCATGGTCACGCGCGACAACAATCACCATGGCGTGGCTTACGCTTTGAACCACCTGCTGAAACTGTAG